From Bradyrhizobium symbiodeficiens, the proteins below share one genomic window:
- the pcsA gene encoding phosphatidylcholine synthase, with amino-acid sequence MAYVQTGRILIAEAMDTQQDSLKPKPAIRAAAFSVHIFTAFGAAIALLAMLEAVREHWAAMFQWLGVALIIDAIDGPIARRLDVKNVQPNWSGDVLDLVVDFVTYVFVPAYAIVASGLLLPVAAPLLGVAIIVTSALYFADLRMKADDNHFRGFPALWNAAAFYLFLLHWPPLWSTLLVAALVVLTFVPFHVLHPVRVVRLRWLTMSLIAIWALLGLYVLEMDFRVGAGVTVALCAIALWISFSDALIRLVRSFG; translated from the coding sequence ATGGCTTATGTGCAAACCGGTCGCATTCTGATAGCAGAAGCCATGGATACCCAGCAGGATTCCCTGAAGCCGAAACCGGCGATCCGCGCCGCAGCCTTCTCGGTGCACATCTTTACCGCGTTCGGCGCGGCGATCGCGCTATTGGCGATGCTGGAGGCGGTGCGCGAGCATTGGGCGGCGATGTTTCAATGGCTGGGTGTGGCCCTGATCATCGACGCGATCGACGGTCCGATCGCGCGCCGGCTCGACGTCAAGAACGTGCAGCCCAACTGGTCGGGCGACGTGCTCGATCTCGTGGTCGACTTCGTCACCTATGTCTTCGTGCCGGCCTACGCGATCGTCGCCAGCGGCCTGCTGCTCCCCGTCGCGGCGCCCTTGCTCGGCGTCGCCATCATCGTCACCAGCGCACTGTATTTCGCCGATCTGCGCATGAAGGCGGACGACAATCATTTCCGCGGCTTCCCGGCGCTGTGGAATGCGGCGGCGTTCTATCTGTTCCTGCTGCACTGGCCGCCGCTGTGGTCGACGCTGCTGGTGGCCGCGCTCGTCGTGCTGACCTTCGTGCCGTTCCACGTGCTGCATCCGGTCCGCGTCGTGCGGCTGCGCTGGCTGACGATGTCGCTGATCGCGATCTGGGCGCTGCTCGGCCTCTACGTGCTGGAGATGGATTTCCGCGTCGGCGCCGGCGTGACCGTCGCACTCTGTGCGATCGCGCTCTGGATCAGCTTCAGCGACGCCTTGATCCGGCTGGTGCGGTCGTTCGGATGA